The DNA window TGACCGAGAGTGAGGAGCTGCCGTGGTGAACGCCGTGGTGAACAAGGAATGGCCGGATCCCAAGGGTGCCGACCACTATGCGGTGATGGGCGTGCGCGCCTGGGAGGCACTGGACTCCCGGGCACACCCGACCGTGGGGTGCGTGCTCTCCCTGGAGGGCGGCTTCGAGGGCCGCGCCCTGGTCCCGACCGGCGCGTCGATCGGCCGGTTCGAGGTGTCCGACCTGCGCGACGGCGGCACCCGGTACGCCGGACTCGGCGTGCGCGACGCGGTGGAGCGGATCGAGAAGACCGTCGCCGCCGACCTGGTGGGGCTGCCGGTCGGCGAGGTGGACGCCCGCCTGGACGGCCCCTCCAATGTCACCCTGGCCGTCTCGCTGGCCGCCGCCCGGGCCGCCGCCGCCGCATCCGGCCTGCCGCTGTGGCACTACCTGAGCCGGGGCGGCGAGTACTCGCTGCCCTGCCCCATGGTCAATGTCTTCTCCGGCGGGCGGCACGCCGAGGGCGGCGTACGCATCCAGGACTTCCTGGCCGTCCCACTGGCGGCCAAGACCTTCGCCGAGGCGATGGAGGTGGTGTGGCGGGTACGCCGGCAGGCGGCCCGGCTGACCGAGGAGCGCCATGGCACGCTGATGTCCCGCCTGGTCGCGGACGAAGGCGGGCTGGCCGTGCTCGCCGGCGACGACGCGGAGCCGCTGGAACTGCTCGCCCGGGCCATCGAGGACGTCGGCGAACCGGTCGGGGTGGCCATCGACGTGGCCGCGACCCAGATCGAGCACCCCGAGGAGTTCCTGGGCACCCTCGAAGGCTGGTGCGCGCGCTACCCCATCGTCTCGATCGAGGACCCGCTGGGCGACGACGACTGGGACGGCTGGGCGGACGCCACCCGCCGGTTCGGCCATCTGCAACTGGTCGGCGACGACCTCTTCGCCACCTCCGCACAGCGCCTGGAGAAGGCCGTCGGCCTCGGCGTCGCCAACACCGTACTGGTCAAGCCCAACCAGGTCGGCACGCTCGGCCGGGCCGCGCAGACCATGGCGGCCGCGCGCCGGCACGGCTACGCCACCGTCGTCTCGGCCCGCTCCGGGGACACCGAGGACGATGTGATCGCCGACCTGGCCGTCGGCTGGAACGCCGGACAGATCAAGATCGGCTCCATCATGCGCTCCGAGCGCCTGGCCAAGTACAACCGGCTGCTCCAGATCGAGGCGCTGGACGGCGTCCCCTACCGGGGGTGGCAGCGGTGACCCCCGCTCCCGCCCGCCGCCGGGTGCTGGTCACCGATGTGGTCTGGCCGGACCTCTCGGTGGAGCGGTCGGTGCTCGAACCGGCCGGCTTCGATGTCGCACTCGCCCCCGCCGCCGATGAGCAGACGCTGGTCGCGGGCGCGGCCGACGCCGACGCCATCCTGGTCTGCTTCGCCGCCGTGACCGAGCAGGTGATCCGCACCTCGCCACGGCTGCGGGTGGTGGCCCGCCTGGGCACCGGCCTGGACAACATCGACACGGCCGTCTGCGCGGACCT is part of the Peterkaempfera bronchialis genome and encodes:
- the eno gene encoding phosphopyruvate hydratase — encoded protein: MVNAVVNKEWPDPKGADHYAVMGVRAWEALDSRAHPTVGCVLSLEGGFEGRALVPTGASIGRFEVSDLRDGGTRYAGLGVRDAVERIEKTVAADLVGLPVGEVDARLDGPSNVTLAVSLAAARAAAAASGLPLWHYLSRGGEYSLPCPMVNVFSGGRHAEGGVRIQDFLAVPLAAKTFAEAMEVVWRVRRQAARLTEERHGTLMSRLVADEGGLAVLAGDDAEPLELLARAIEDVGEPVGVAIDVAATQIEHPEEFLGTLEGWCARYPIVSIEDPLGDDDWDGWADATRRFGHLQLVGDDLFATSAQRLEKAVGLGVANTVLVKPNQVGTLGRAAQTMAAARRHGYATVVSARSGDTEDDVIADLAVGWNAGQIKIGSIMRSERLAKYNRLLQIEALDGVPYRGWQR